In the Microplitis mediator isolate UGA2020A chromosome 5, iyMicMedi2.1, whole genome shotgun sequence genome, tcaataattatttgtgaatctgATGTATCAAagtactttattatttattataaatttaaattaagtggCTATTTCTAAAATCGCGCTGAGCTTGGCAtgttttacttttactttcgttcgttagattaaatttagtttacgttgaattttttaataattattataagtaaGTTATTTAACATATTTGtgaaatttgatattataaaagaataaagtaatatatattttataaatttttctccaaGTCAATTCAACTTATCATAGTTgaattgatattgtctttgagcgagTATAGTCATATGTTGATCGGGTAATGGTGCATTACAACTTTCAGTGAGCGAATATGGGTGCACTCGATaactgtatttaaaaaattaataataattgattgcAAACattattcttaaaattatattctaatatttaaaactacaAAGAAATAACCGTAAAACAGAAaacatgattttttaatttatttaccaaattatattaagtagtttaatatttcatgtcaatgaaaattgaaatgtGAGCGGGTAATGGGTACTTTTACCTTATTGcaagaattaatttattttgcaagacatttttttttgtgtaacaGTTAATTGAGTCAGAAATAACtcctaaaattaaaattttgtttaagttCTTTTATGGGATGGTCTTTGATCCGCCTCCAAAAATTGTATGTCTGTAAATAGACGTACACACGACATAACACTGTTAATGATAACAGTGATTGTAAAATTGAGATTTAATTTTGGGTTATATTACTTCAATTTTCCTTTCTacttagaagaaaaaaatttaaaaaaacgccATCTACAATTTtccacaaaaattatttatttaaatctaaaaaaatatttttcaaacgaaaaaaaaatttcttacaaaatttttataactaatattcaaaaaataattttaagaaaatatttactttaaaagtaacgatttgaaataattttccgaTTTTACTTTTCAATATCTCATACCGCTCAAGTTGTACTTTTCGTTCGTgcttatattttacttaaagtattgatttatgtttaaatttatttatgggaTGGTCTTTGATCCgccttcaaaaattgattatggGGTTATCTATATCCTCACATATGTAATCAAACAATTGATACAAAGttttccttaatttttttcggaataTAAAACTTTCATTGTCATTTACACTTATGAAAAACTCTTAGAACTATGCGCCATCTACTGACCACTTACAGAAAAACTCctatagaaaattcaaatattccaaatcaataaaaacaataaaaataaaaatattttcattaatttatttccatacaGAAACACAAATTCCttattatcataattcattttttactttagaCTTAATTTGTCTCTTTTCCAAATCATTTACACACTCGCAGTCAAATGAAGGTCGAGGCACTTCTCCCATTCCTTCCAACACTTTAATTTCATTCTGTATTCTTTTACTCCATTcctaaaacaaaattaatctaaaaaatccgcaaattattataaacaaataaaaaaatatttaccaataccttcaataaataaacatagtAACAAAATACATCACGCGGTAACGCGACCTCTCGCATCAATCTCCTCCCAGCTTTCGCAATTTTCAAAGCCTCATCATCATTTTCCTTAGCccacttaattttttctacCAGATCAGATAAATCATGTTTCACTGGAACGTAATGCTCGTTAGGAATCgcatgatgataaaaatattcataatacTTTGACTCCTGTTTGAAAACCAACGAGTCTCCAGCCAAGAGATACGGGAACCGATATGCCGCGACAGTTCCATCGATATTTAATTGGTATTtatactgaaaaattttaaatatcatctcagaaaaataaaaaataaaatgtaattaaaataaaccacacataattaatttttacttacgttaaaaaaatcaaaaaatgaaatatgttTTTCACCAGGAccatatttatcaatttcatctttaaagaaaaagaaatttgttaTAGAAACATTAAAAAGCTCTGGATTTTTTCTCgcaatatcaattaaatctAGACGTTCTCTTCTAGAATCACGACCAcgccaaaaaactttttctattttattttcccaAGGAGTTCTGATCTTTCCTTGAACTGATAGCATATCCAACATGACTCTGAAAATAAAaccaattaaattttcgaCTCATCACTTCTTCAGTacatagagaaaaataaaaataaaaaatgtacaaattttcattatgctATCGATCAAACGAAACAAGAGGTTGAgtcatcaaaaattattacactgtaaaaaaatatcggaGTGGACCCAGATTAAATCCAGAGTAAATTCGAAGTGATTATGGAACAGaggactatttatttaatcacctcggagtgaaatttactctggatgagattttatttgaatattaaaactccaacTTGAAGTGaatgtggatttaaataaaatccaggtcactccgctgaaaaaataaattttctatttactaCCGGAACTCCAAGTAAATtcgaatataaataaaatccgtaactACTCTGGACttactcccaattttttacaatggatgctgtattataattattattgcaagtctctgaaaattcatattttctactataatttctattttagctgaatttttattacaattcaCTTTAAgtgtacaatttttttgtagtgcagcataataattttttgacgacTCAACTTCCTGTTTCGTTTGATCgaccataataaaaattcgtaaatAATTCAAGTCCATTTTTCTCCGAGTACTTGACattctcatattttatttaaatactccaCCTTCCCATATTTTCTATCGAAGATTCAGAAATATCATAAGTCGGCAGAACGATATCATTCGTCTCCTCAGATCCGCACCAAGAGAACATCGGATAtgcctttttaattttcgaaatcAATGGCCAGTCCCCCaggttcataaaaaattcaacatcTGGCAGTCTCACTTTATTTGACAGCGACAATAAAATCGAGTCCGAGAATATTTTGAATCCCACATGTTGCCCGTAGCATTTCCTGTAAATCTATGCCGCTTAAAATTGCTTAtgcatttcaattaaaaataattaaaactctCAATACAATTTATCTCCATACCCTATTGTCTTTAATTACATAATGACAGAAGCTATGGCTGTACGGCTTATGGTATTCTCTAATTAAATCTTCTCTCAACTcatcaaaattaattgctgggaatattttcaaatcttCAGTAACTTGAGGATATTCTTCAGCgcattcattatttttgaacCAGCCATCAACTGATTGGTTGGGACAGTGACATTCCTCTGGATACACTGGacctgataaataattaattattcaaatattcattaaaatatcaattaaataatttaattaattaattacctttCTCAGTTATCGAGCCCGCAgacaaaatttcatttttaacgacaactttaatatttaaaccgtaacaagtttcaaaaattctatatctGATTATAAAACTTCCGTCATTACAATCCAGGACTTGGCTATAAATTCTACATccatgattaattttattctgaCCAGTGACTTGTGCCTGGACAATTAAATCTCCTGGAGATCTAGTCCagctaaaatttaaatttaaaaatttatttgaataaaattaattaatgatttaaaatatgaatctgaagttagcaggcatttaaaaatttccgaatttttttttcaacaacttaatttaaaaaaaaaatacaaataaaaatatgcacatgtagaaaattttaaaaactacaagtctaattttttcaaatatttgttttttttttatgatcccgaagttagcagatatttaaaaatttttgaattttcgtctttcaacaaatcaattgcaaaaaaataaaagaaaaataagcacatgtagaaaattttaaaaactacaggtgcaattttttcaaatattttttttttatgttttatcatctaaaaaaaaatccaaaaattattaaacgtctactaacttcagtatcatgtttttttacgatcctgaagttagcagacaattaaaaatttttggattttattttgaacaattaaatttcaaaaaaaaaaaagtcaaaatatgcacatgtagaaaattttaaaaactacaggtgcaattttttcaaattttttttttataatttactgtttaaaataaaatccaaaaattattagacgtcggctaacttcagtatcatgttttttaaaataatttattgtttaaaaaatactctaaaaattattggacctcagttaacttcagtatcattttaaaaataagatacaattttttaaatactgacTTTTTGCCACCGGAATCAATtaattgtaagaaaaaatacCGGGTacgcattgtaatttttccagGATTTAATCCTGGACCCCATAATATTGTCTTTGAAGGAACAACATCAACTGATAAGACACTTATGCaactaattattatcaaaaaaatttgtttatacaTTTTCTAACCTATATTCCACTTGTaagtatcaattatttatttaaaatttgaatctctaattattaactttgttcgtaaatttttaaaaataattttaggtattgaggtaaaaaaaaattaattatttataagtaatgaatttattttaattacaaaaagttttatttacattCGATGCTTGTCGCCTTGCGGCACTTTTAGAACTGAACTGTAATTTTGTTTACATGCTTATTATATATATCGTATATAAATGTCATATATGaggacattaaaaaaaaaaattggtgttataaattcttaattaagggcaagtttttaaaatcgagTTTAATTCTAATCTGGGTTCAAATTATTACTGCTGGTATATctctatattattaatatatagatatactagcaatatttatttaaatcaggaTGAAAATGAACCTGGTTTAAAAAACTGGccctgataaatttttaagaatcACATTTCGTAATACAAAAGTCTTATAAAAGCTTATagatattcataaaatttagacatgctcttaaaaacaattttcagaTTCAAGGCATAATTTAGATAACTaactaacaatttaatttaataagtcTCTTATTCATATATCAGTCAAAGAATCCGCCCAGGTcctgaaacaaataaaatttattttatttattagatcattttatttaattgggtggttgatattttttcttgggatccctggttaaaaatattgattgaaaagaattgagaagCGGACACTTCATGCTaactgtatatctatatatacaaacaaaaaaattgaaattattgaaaagaattcgaatttcatcacttgtaatttttttcaatcaatatttttaaacagggatatatagaaaatatatagaatttaTATTCGTCTTACGTGAATGTGATCGAATCGGAGGTGATGGAGCATGAGGTGACAGACCATGAGGTGATGAGCCGTGTGATCTTATCATCTCTGGAGGCATGAATCGCGGATAGTTTGGAAAATTCGGTCGAATTGGAGCACCAATCATTGGTGGCATTCTTCCGCGGACGACTGGCATCGGACCCCGCATTGCCATCATAGGATCGATCACTATCGGCCTCATGTATTcctaaacaaaaaattaataaaatatattcaattgaTTCGTAATAAAGTCATcgataaagtaattaattagttaattaatagaaCTTACGCCAATGTAATAAGGGATTCGTATTGGCTCAAGGTAATGAGGTCTTCTCTCATGGGTATCATGCCTATCGCGACTATGATGTTTCCTACTGGAACCGCGATGATTATCACGGTCCCTAGATGTAGAATACCGTCGACTATTACGATCTCTGGATGTTGAATAGCGACTACTATGACCGTGGTCCCTAGATGTTGATCTACGACGTCTGTGGTCACGTGAACTGCCTTCACCTGATCGATGGCGATGCTCTTTACTTTTACGCCCGTCATCTCTACGATCTCGACTCCGTTCCCTAGAAAATTAAATCACAAgtcatcaattattaattattgataccaAATTCTGCTACAcaccaaaaatatatcattagatttaataaattacctaTATTTTGAATACTGATGAGAATCTTTTTCATGTCTCGAGCTTCTATAcctaaatgaaaatttcaagtaaaaaaaaattctttttctaTCAAGTAGCGTAGCTACGATATTTATCATTGAATACTCATGTaatatattattgaaaaattattttttcaattttttatccatatgtaagaaataaaataaataactcaatAGTTCGtctttatcaattataatattttatatataaaatattaaattaaaatttgcgACTATTGATTCATTTACTCTAAAtctttttcataatttttatcactaaatatataaattaattatgttagAAATATTAAGaacaaagtaattaataaaactgttCAATTTACCTGAGTACGGTGCACACAAACCattaatacgaaaaaaaattaaatacaaaccgcattttgatgaaaaattaaatgaaaaatactaaaaaGCTTTCAACATTAGTAATGTATGAGACTGTATACATCAGTAATGTATgaaatgtataaatgtattggTGGTTTGTCGTGTCCTGCTGATGTTGATGATGAGGATCGTTGATGCGCTTCTGTGCTCTGTGATCTACATGATGATTtgctagaaaaaaatatcaagcgcatgatatttaataaattaaagccGCGATTGATGTCCTTTGATTGCTGGGGATAATAAAGTGAAGTGCTAGaacaaataaaactttaatacacttccaatattaattaattaattaattaattaaggaactaaacaaatgaatttgaaaaaattagtgattaaattgtaatgataattaataagccAAGTGCTTAAAAGCAGCATGACGATACTTACAAgcaatactatttttaatttatgaaaaccGTGACTACAAATGACCCTCGGAGCACCGAGATCACAATTAGcaaattttcttatcaattatattttatttattcgcaTACTGGATCATCAGATGCTCAACAAGTTGTCACGAATCCGGAAttcatataatataatatgatATCCAAAAAATATATCCATATCTAATTAACCAATTGatgtaaaatgaatttttttttaaatttataacgaACCTAGACTCCCGACGTGGACTTTTGGACCGACGGCGTCTAGAACTTGAGCGGCGGGAACTTGAAGATCGGCGGGAGCTTGAAGACCGATGACGGCGTCTTGGAGATGGTGATGATGAAGTTGAAGATACACGTCTTCGGGATGAACGATTTTTATCGACTTGCACGGATATTATCGTACGAAGTTCTTTAGCTTCAGGTGTTGAGACTCCAGTGTTAAGTTCTGGGCGATCAAATATTGGGATTTTTCCTTCACCTGTTGGAAGACATGTTGGCTTCATTGATGTgcgcaaaattattttttttttaattagtaagcAAATTCTAATGGCAAGTGaacgaatttttaattttaaaattcatagattttaattttagtgcTGATTGTAATCaggattaattataaatgcaATTTTGAGGGgtggatttttaattaaatcttcaGTGTTGATCTTCCAGTTGATGTCTTCATtgatgagtttttttttattattaataaagaatctaattttgttatttttaaaactgcaAACACCAATCATGCGgtggtttaataaaaaaaaataaaaaatgtggaaatgaaattaatggaatactaaaaaaaaatgatggtgcaaaaataaactacaagtATGAAATGTGAACCAAAAACACAGCGAATTAAGCAATTAATCGACTAGTAATAAATATCGCTTACAAACTTTGAAGTTATTGCTCCGAATGATCAAACTCCGATTTTCCGTAGAAATCTAGTAGTTCGGATCTCGGATAATTCGAATCCTATATCAGGCAAAAAAtagttcaattattttaaattattagcaaataatacaaaatgttttttactaaaatctTCAATGGTGATAATCCTCcagttgatgaaaaattttttaaaaaatttcgtttcaAAATCTTCAGTGATGATAGCCAGTTTTTGTGGGCAGTTTCAAATATTACCTCTATTATACATCTGCTGGGAGAAATAAAGTGTAGAaactaagtaaaatataatt is a window encoding:
- the LOC130668902 gene encoding protein O-glucosyltransferase 2-like, with protein sequence MYKQIFLIIISCISVLSVDVVPSKTILWGPGLNPGKITMRTRYFFLQLIDSGGKNWTRSPGDLIVQAQVTGQNKINHGCRIYSQVLDCNDGSFIIRYRIFETCYGLNIKVVVKNEILSAGSITEKGPVYPEECHCPNQSVDGWFKNNECAEEYPQVTEDLKIFPAINFDELREDLIREYHKPYSHSFCHYVIKDNRIYRKCYGQHVGFKIFSDSILLSLSNKVRLPDVEFFMNLGDWPLISKIKKAYPMFSWCGSEETNDIVLPTYDISESSIENMGRVMLDMLSVQGKIRTPWENKIEKVFWRGRDSRRERLDLIDIARKNPELFNVSITNFFFFKDEIDKYGPGEKHISFFDFFNYKYQLNIDGTVAAYRFPYLLAGDSLVFKQESKYYEYFYHHAIPNEHYVPVKHDLSDLVEKIKWAKENDDEALKIAKAGRRLMREVALPRDVFCYYVYLLKEWSKRIQNEIKVLEGMGEVPRPSFDCECVNDLEKRQIKSKEFFCKWSVDGA